The genomic region AACCGTTTGCAAATATCTTGTACCGAAAGGCTATCCTGAAAAATCAGAATCCGACCAGCCAATACGCATAGATTGGAACTGCGTATACAATACAGGGGCAAAATTGTATTTTGCTTCTGTTTACGAAAAGGACAATATCATCTACACCAGAAAATCAAGGTCGATAGGTGTCCTTGCAGTTGCAGATTCGATTGCAAAAGCAGAGAAGTCAGCAGAATGGGCTTGTTCCTGTGTTTCAGGTCCTCTTCGTCACAGAGCAGATATCGGAACACAAGAGCTTATAAATAAAAAAATAGCTAGGATGAACCGCTTGAGAAGCCTCAAGGAAGAATCTATATAAACATCCAGATCAGGGCGAGGAAAAAGCTCATATAATTATCAGCTGCAAACACGTCCATGTATTAAAACAGCATAACCAAAGAGAAGAGCTGAAGTAGCAGCAATCAACCAACCACTAAAAAGATTCAAAAAGAAAAACAAAAAAGAAACATGTAAGTGCATATACACTATCCTATGTAAAAAGCCTATGTAAAAAGCGCGATGCGTTGGGTGATATCAGCACATGACAGATTACGAGAGTGAAAAGAAAAACGCAGCATTGCGTGCGCTATCCTATGTAAAAAGTGGAATGATCGTGGGTTTGGGAACAGGTACAACTGCAAAATATTTTATAGAAGCTCTTGGGGAGAAGATAAGGCTTGGAAAGCTGCGAAATATTTATGGAATATGCACGTCATTTGAGACACAAGAGATTGCACTTGACAACAGGATACCACTCGGTTCACTTGACAAAGTAAACAAAATAGATCTTGCAGTAGACGGTGCAGATGCAGTTGACTCAAACTTAAACTCAATTAAGGGTGGGGGAGGTGCGCTTGCAAGAGAAAAAATAATAGCTTACAACTCAAAAAAGTTTATCCTAATAATAGACGAATCCAAACTTAGAAAGACACTGACAAATGTCCGAGTTCCAATAGAAGTTATGCAATTTGCATATACCTTCCTTCTCAACAGATTTCGAGCTCTTGGATTTAGGGCTGAGGCACGAAAAGGAACAGGAAAGGCAGGTCCAGTGGTAACTGATAACGGAAACCTTCTAATTGACCTTCATATGAATATTGTAAATCCAAAAAAGACAGAACTCCAATTAAAAAATATACCGGGTGTGGTAGAAGTTGGAGTCTTTACACGCTGTGATCTTCTTATAGTAGGTAAGAAAGATGGCTACGTTGAGATTTTTCCAAAACATAAGCAGCCCTACATAAACAAACCACATAAGCAAGCTCTAAAATAATAACTCAAAATAATAAGATTATTAACTAATTTTGGATTTTTTCGGATTTTTTTTAATATAACTCTTATAAATTATAACTATAACTTTTTTTTGTTTGTTTTTAATACATTTTTTGTCTAATCTTTATGATTTTTTAAAAAAATATACTCCTAAATATATATAGCTATCAAGCCCCTAGCTATTCCTCGGTGTGTGAGAGTGAAAAAGTATTCGGATAAGTTGGAAAATATAGCAAGGCACATTATGAATAAAAACTTAAAAGAACTCATCCCTGAGACTTCCCCTCCAAGCCTGATAAGGAGATACTAACCAATTACATAAATATCCTTAAATGTCCTTATTCTTACACTAGGGATTACCATCTCTCTTTTCATTATTCCCATATACTCTAATACTCTAACATATAGTTATATAAGCTCCAACT from Candidatus Anstonellales archaeon harbors:
- the rpiA gene encoding ribose-5-phosphate isomerase RpiA, whose product is MTDYESEKKNAALRALSYVKSGMIVGLGTGTTAKYFIEALGEKIRLGKLRNIYGICTSFETQEIALDNRIPLGSLDKVNKIDLAVDGADAVDSNLNSIKGGGGALAREKIIAYNSKKFILIIDESKLRKTLTNVRVPIEVMQFAYTFLLNRFRALGFRAEARKGTGKAGPVVTDNGNLLIDLHMNIVNPKKTELQLKNIPGVVEVGVFTRCDLLIVGKKDGYVEIFPKHKQPYINKPHKQALK